A window of the Juglans microcarpa x Juglans regia isolate MS1-56 chromosome 5D, Jm3101_v1.0, whole genome shotgun sequence genome harbors these coding sequences:
- the LOC121266510 gene encoding uncharacterized protein LOC121266510, translated as MPQNNSMSRKGTAAASLQKDAPWRAAPSAKPIPKIHLSPSLRLPQTPTSSYALHVMKHQNPIGSGMAMEAIVEVAGPECIVPGQITPIKLLGVKVWPINVNIKFLEPVGRELKSLGKFMDDAVNLMNKSFIDR; from the exons ATGCCACAAAATAACAGTATGTCCAGAAAGGGAACAGCAGCTGCTTCTCTTCAAAAGGACGCCCCATGGAGGGCGGCACCCTCTGCAAAGCCTATACCCAAAATTCACCTGTCCCCTTCGCTCCGTCTTCCCCAAACTCCCACTTCCAGTTACGCCCTCCACGTCATGAAG CATCAGAATCCGATAGGAAGTGGGATGGCAATGGAAGCAATAGTGGAAGTGGCAGGGCCAGAATGCATTGTCCCAGGACAGATTACACCCATCAAATTACTCGGTGTCAAG GTATGGCctataaatgttaacataaaatttttagaacCAGTTGGACGAGAACTCAAGTCACTTGGAAAG TTCATGGATGATGCTGTCAACCTCATGAACAAATCATTTATAGATCGCTAG
- the LOC121265842 gene encoding uncharacterized protein LOC121265842: MGFYGRKFTWSNGRHGEAFTKERLDRTFCKNAWASLFVDSRVYTLPSLNSDHNPLWIAMDLVQPCSLRYQRPFRYEACWTLKEDCFKTVEEAWCLHRVAPNKHIAEGLKNCQQKLNQQSKQQLGNFKKAVNEQLELLSNLQDRNTCHLNEEIKQVQQRVDRLLEAKDLKWKQRAK; encoded by the coding sequence ATGGGATTTTATGGGAGGAAATTTACTTGGTCAAATGGGAGGCATGGTGAGGCTTTCACCAAAGAAAGGTTGGATAGAACCTTCTGCAAGAACGCCTGGGCAAGTCTTTTTGTTGACTCGAGAGTCTATACCCTCCCATCCCTCAATTCTGATCACAATCCCCTGTGGATTGCCATGGACTTGGTGCAACCCTGCTCCCTTAGATATCAGAGGCCTTTCAGATATGAAGCATGCTGGACTCTGAAGGAGGATTGCTTTAAAACAGTGGAGGAAGCCTGGTGTTTACATAGGGTAGCACCAAACAAACACATAGCTGAAGGGCTCAAGAATTGCCAGCAGAAACTGAATCAGCAGAGTAAACAACAACTAGGCAATTTTAAAAAAGCAGTCAATGAACAATTGGAATTGCTTTCAAATCTACAAGACAGGAACACATGCCATTTAAATGAGGAGATAAAACAAGTACAGCAAAGGGTGGACAGACTTCTAGAAGCTAAAGACCTCaagtggaaacaaagagcaaaaTAG
- the LOC121264791 gene encoding LOW QUALITY PROTEIN: serine/threonine protein phosphatase 2A 57 kDa regulatory subunit B' beta isoform-like (The sequence of the model RefSeq protein was modified relative to this genomic sequence to represent the inferred CDS: deleted 2 bases in 1 codon) — protein sequence MFKKIIKAGHRKPSKSDANDPYSYGYGARGRNSGSVSNPNVVVNHASRAGPATLGPNSGGPTAIPPMAPPSGTVDPLPLFRDVPVSERQSLFIRKLQICCFQFDFSDTLKSVREKEIKRQSLLELVDFIQSGSGKITETCQEEMIKMVSVNIFRCLPPASHENTGQETTDPEEEEPYLEPSWPHLQLVYELLLRYVVSSDTDTKVAKRYIDHWFVLKLLDLFDSEDPREREYLKTILHRIYGKFMVHRPFIRKAINNIFYRFIYETDRHSGIGELLEILGSIINGFALPMKEEHKLFLVRALIPLHKPKPIALYHQQLSYCITQFVEKDYKLADTVIRGLLKYWPVTNCQKEVLFLGELEEVLEATQSAEFQRCMVPLFRQIAHCLNSFHFQVAERALFFWNNEHIVSLIAQNRGVILPIIFEALEKNIQSHWNQAVHGLTVNVRKMFLEMDAELFEECQRQYVENEGRAREVEEQRELTWKKLADFAAQSTGEDMVTV from the exons ATgttcaagaaaatcataaaagcCGGCCACCGGAAGCCCTCTAAGTCAGACGCGAACGACCCCTACTCATACGGGTACGGC GCCCGGGGCCGCAACTCCGGGTCGGTTTCTAACCCCAATGTGGTCGTCAACCACGCTTCCCGGGCTGGCCCGGCGACATTGGGCCCCAATTCGGGCGGTCCCACCGCGATTCCGCCTATGGCCCCGCCCTCGGGCACCGTTGATCCCCTCCCGTTGTTCCGTGACGTACCTGTCTCGGAACGCCAGAGCTTGTTTATCCGAAAACTACAGATATGTTGCTTCCAGTTCGATTTCTCGGATACCTTGAAATCGGTCCGAGAGAAAGAAATCAAGCGGCAAAGCCTCTTAGAGTTGGTTGATTTCATACAATCCGGTTCGGGGAAAATCACCGAGACGTGTCAGGAGGAGATGATAAAAATGGTATCGGTTAACATTTTCCGGTGTCTGCCCCCGGCATCCCATGAGAATACCGGCCAGGAAACTACCGATCCCGAAGAGGAGGAACCGTATTTGGAGCCGTCGTGGCCGCATTTACAACTAGTATATGAGCTGCTGTTGAGATATGTGGTGTCTTCTGATACCGATACGAAGGTAGCCAAACGGTACATTGATCATTGGTTCGTGCTAAAACTCCTGGATTTGTTTGACTCGGAGGATCCTCGGGAGAGGGAGTATTTGAAGACAATTCTGCACCGTATTTATGGGAAGTTCATGGTGCATCGCCCGTTTATTCGTAAGGCgatcaataatatattttatcgGTTCATTTATGAAACGGACAGGCACAGTGGTATCGGGGAGCTTTTGGAGATTCTGGGAAGTATAATTAACGGGTTTGCCCTGCCGATGAAAGAGGAGCATAAGTTGTTTCTGGTTCGTGCTCTTATACCGTTGCATAAGCCTAAGCCCATCGCATTGTACCATCAGCAGCTCTCGTATTGCATTACGCAATTCGTGGAGAAAGATTACAAGCTGGCTGATACTGTTATCAGGGGTTTGTTGAAGTACTGGCCCGTCACCAACTGCCAGAAGGAAGTTCTCTTCCTTGGAGAACTTGAGGAAGTGCTGGAAGCTACACAATCTGCAGAATTTCAGCGCTGCATGGTTCCTCTTTTCAGACAGATTGCCCACTGCCTCAATAGCTTTCATTTTCAG GTTGCAGAACGAGCCCTCTTTTTTTGGAATAATGAGCATATAGTGAGCTTAATTGCCCAGAATCGGGGTGTTATACTTCCAATTATCTTTGAGGCATTGGAGAAGAATATTCAGAGTCACTGGAACCAGGCAGTTCATGGGCTGACCGTCAATGTTCGGAAAATGTTCTTAGAAATGGATGCTGAATTGTTTGAAGAGTGCCAGAGGCAGTATGTAGAGAATGAGGGCAGGGCCAGAGAGGTGGAAGAACAACGGGAGCTGACTTGGAAAAAACTTGCAGACTTTGCAGCACAGAGCACGGGAGAGGATATGGTTACAGTGTAG